From a region of the Triticum aestivum cultivar Chinese Spring chromosome 7D, IWGSC CS RefSeq v2.1, whole genome shotgun sequence genome:
- the LOC123168011 gene encoding probable LRR receptor-like serine/threonine-protein kinase At1g74360 encodes MAAFHHILGAFFQALIIAEVILGQSDREVLRELKSFLQAQNPINRGAYDTWSEAEVSPCRLQGVGCDAAGRVSYLDLSSSSIAGPSFGNFSRLNRLTHLDLSANSITGQLHPDLKHCRGLQYLNLSSNLIGGALDVSTLTNLRILDLSQNRFQGDIRTNFPSICRNLSVIAVSSNNLTGRISGLFSGCSKLSDVDLSWNQFTGKAVWKGVERLTRFTATANNLTGVIPSSTFPKGCKLQSLDISSNQLSGSFPNSIANCTSLKTLSLWNNSFGGSIPPGIGSIAGLEELGLSSNQFHHKIPLELMNCTNLKNLEISRNTFGGEVQQVLGKITSLKSLVLQGNNYSGGIVSSGILQLPNLIYLDLSFNKFSGKLPNEIASMTSIESLVLANNNFSGKIPPSYGRLLRLQALDLSYNNLSGEIPPEIGNLASLLLLMLAGNQLSGEIPREIGNCTSLLWLNLVGNQISGKIPPEMTNMGRNPGPTFAKNRRNPSLIKSATSKCFAVYRWVPASYPEFDFVESMMMSQKNCLTMWNRLLMGYDILPVSSPLRTALGYVQLSGNLLSGEIPSTISAMKNISLLLLDGNRLSGHLPSEISSMQLVALNLSNNSFSGQIPFTVGHLNSLESLDLSWNNFSGALPSSLGELSKLSTLNVSYNPLLSGEVPNTGQLSTFNEQSFLGDPLLSFHSPAAPSPHSNDNQPSTYGTEKHPTNEEITVLVVTFLVCFSATFVIRELQSFVYLYHVALRKITNFRNL; translated from the exons ATGGCTGCTTTTCACCACATTCTCGGTGCATTTTTCCAGGCACTTATCATCG CTGAGGTGATCCTGGGGCAAAGTGATAGGGAGGTGCTCCGCGAACTGAAGAGCTTCCTGCAGGCGCAAAACCCGATCAACCGTGGCGCCTATGACACTTGGTCGGAGGCCGAGGTCTCGCCATGCCGTCTCCAAGGCGTTGGGTGTGACGCGGCCGGCCGTGTCAGTTATCTCGACCTCTCGAGTTCCAGCATCGCTGGGCCGTCCTTCGGTAACTTTTCACGCCTCAACCGGCTCACGCACCTCGATCTCTCAGCAAACAGTATTACTGGCCAACTCCATCCAGATCTCAAGCACTGCCGGGGTCTCCAGTACCTCAACTTATCAAGCAACCTCATTGGTGGCGCCCTTGATGTGTCCACCCTGACCAACCTGCGCATACTGGATCTATCCCAGAATCGGTTCCAGGGTGACATTAGGACAAACTTCCCGTCCATCTGCCGCAACCTCAGTGTTATTGCTGTATCCAGCAACAACCTCACAGGCAGGATAAGTGGGCTGTTCAGTGGCTGCTCCAAGCTTAGTGATGTTGATCTGAGCTGGAACCAATTCACCGGAAAGGCTGTATGGAAAGGGGTCGAAAGGCTTACACGGTTCACGGCCACAGCGAACAACCTCACAGGGGTCATTCCTTCCAGCACGTTTCCCAAGGGGTGCAAGTTGCAGTCTCTGGATATCTCCAGCAACCAACTGTCTGGCAGTTTCCCAAATTCAATTGCCAATTGCACAAGCTTGAAAACCCTGTCCCTATGGAACAATAGCTTTGGTGGATCTATACCACCAGGAATTGGCTCGATTGCGGGACTCGAAGAGCTGGGTCTCTCGAGCAACCAGTTCCATCACAAGATACCACTTGAGCTGATGAACTGCACCAACCTAAAAAATTTGGAGATCAGTCGCAATACCTTTGGAGGGGAGGTGCAACAAGTCCTTGGAAAAATAACCAGCCTGAAGAGCCTTGTGCTTCAAGGGAATAATTACAGTGGGGGCATTGTCTCCTCTGGCATTCTACAGTTGCCAAACCTCATCTATCTTGACCTCAGCTTTAACAAATTCTCCGGCAAGCTGCCTAATGAAATTGCTAGCATGACAAGCATCGAATCCCTCGTGCTTGCAAATAATAACTTTTCTGGTAAAATCCCACCATCATATGGTCGGCTCTTGAGGCTCCAAGCATTGGACTTATCGTACAACAACCTCTCCGGCGAGATCCCACCAGAGATTGGTAATTTGGCATCGCTTCTCTTGTTGATGCTGGCTGGGAACCAACTTTCAGGAGAGATCCCAAGAGAGATAGGAAACTGTACTAGCTTGCTCTGGCTCAACCTTGTCGGAAACCAGATATCCGGCAAAATCCCGCCTGAGATGACAAATATGGGGAGGAACCCCGGTCCAACCTTTGCCAAGAACCGAAGAAATCCTTCACTGATCAAGTCTGCCACGAGTAAATGTTTTGCTGTTTACCGGTGGGTGCCAGCAAGTTATCCAGAGTTTGACTTTGTTGAATCAATGATGATGTCTCAGAAGAACTGCCTAACCATGTGGAACAGGCTCCTCATGGGGTATGACATACTTCCAGTATCTTCACCATTACGAACAGCCTTAGGATATGTTCAGCTGTCAGGAAACCTACTGAGCGGGGAGATACCCTCCACAATTAGCGCAATGAAGAACATTAGCTTGCTCCTGCTTGATGGCAACCGGCTCTCTGGACACCTACCATCAGAAATAAGTTCGATGCAACTGGTTGCTCTAAATTTATCCAACAATTCTTTTTCTGGTCAGATTCCATTCACGGTGGGTCACCTGAATTCCCTCGAGAGCCTCGATTTGTCCTGGAATAATTTCTCCGGCGCACTCCCATCAAGCCTAGGCGAGCTGTCTAAACTAAGTACATTGAACGTTTCGTACAACCCGCTTCTCTCAGGAGAGGTCCCAAACACTGGGCAACTCTCCACTTTCAATGAGCAGTCTTTCCTTGGTGATCCACTCTTATCTTTCCACTCACCTGCGGCTCCCAGCCCTCATTCAAATGACAACCAGCCCTCCACGTATGGTACAGAAAAGCATCCTACAAATGAAGAGATCACTGTGTTAGTAGTTACATTCCTTGTTTGCTTCTCTGCCACCTTTGTTATCAGAGAGCTTCAGAGCTTCGTGTATCTGTACCATGTTGCATTACGTAAAATTACCAACTTTAGGAATCTTTGA